CATCGAGAGAAATCCAGCCCCAGACAGAAGAGGAACTCAAGCAGGCCATTGATCCGGCAAGGCTTCCCAGGCATGTGGCTGTTATCATGGATGGAAATGGCCGGTGGGCGAAAAGCCGCTTTTTAAGCCGGGTGGAAGGACACCGGCAGGGTATCAATTCGGTCAGGGACATTGTCGAAATCGCAGCCGAGATCAAGATTCCGGTGCTCACCCTCTATGCCTTTTCGGTCGAGAACTGGTTTCGTCCCAAAGACGAGGTCAGTACCCTGATGAAGCTGCTGGTTGAATACCTCCGGAAAGAGCTGGACAGGATGCTGAAGAACGATATCCGGTTAATATCCATCGGCGATGAGGCCGGACTGCCGCTCCATGTCCAGGAGGAGCTGCGCTATACGATTCAGCGCACGGCGCGCAACGAGGGGATGATTCTCAATCTGGCCCTGAATTACAGCGGCCATCAGGAAATCATCATGGCCACCAAAAAGATCGCCCGCGATCTGCAAGCGGGGAATATCCGGGAGGAAGACCTGGACGAGAAACTGTTTTCCCGATATTTATTTACCCGCGGGCTGCCGGATCCCGACCTCCTGATCAGGACCAGCGGTGAGATGCGGTTGAGCAATTTCCTGCTCTGGCAACTGGCCTATGCGGAATTCTGGATTACTCCAACCCTGTGGCCCGATTTTCGCCGAAATGAATTTTTGCAGGCCATTATCAGCTATCAGGGCCGCGAGCGAAGATTTGGCCGGGTCAAGGAGGAGTGAGGTAAAGCCAGGAGTCAGGAGTCAGAAGTCAGGAGTCAGAAGAGAGTGGTCAGTGGTCAGTGATCAGTGGCCAGTGGTCAGAAAAAACTGATAACTTCTTTTCAGGTCGATACCAAAAAGTGAAAAACGATAATAAAAGCCATAAACACCCATTGCTGAAGCGGCTTGCTACGGCCTTTGTGGGTATTCCTCTGTTAATTGTCCTGATTTTCTATGGCACCCCTTTCCATTTCTGGCTGGTGATAACTGCCTGCATTCTCCTGGGGATCAGGGAATTTTACCAGATTCTGGGCCATGCCAATATCCGCTGCTTTACTCCTGTGGGACTGGGGCTCGGAGCCCTGGTCAGCATAGCTTTCCGGGAGGGATGCTCGCTTGAGCGTCTCTTCCTGGTCATTACTTTGACCGTGATGGTGCCCTTTATCGGCTATATCTTTCACTTTGACGATCTTTCCACTGTGATCCCGGAGCTGTGCGGCACCATGTCCGGGGTCTTTTTCATTGCCTGGATGCTGGGTCACCTGATCTGGATCCGGGGACTGGATCATGGGGAAGCCCTGATTTTCTATTTACTTCTGGTCGTATGGATTGGT
This portion of the bacterium genome encodes:
- a CDS encoding isoprenyl transferase, with protein sequence MPSREIQPQTEEELKQAIDPARLPRHVAVIMDGNGRWAKSRFLSRVEGHRQGINSVRDIVEIAAEIKIPVLTLYAFSVENWFRPKDEVSTLMKLLVEYLRKELDRMLKNDIRLISIGDEAGLPLHVQEELRYTIQRTARNEGMILNLALNYSGHQEIIMATKKIARDLQAGNIREEDLDEKLFSRYLFTRGLPDPDLLIRTSGEMRLSNFLLWQLAYAEFWITPTLWPDFRRNEFLQAIISYQGRERRFGRVKEE
- a CDS encoding phosphatidate cytidylyltransferase, giving the protein MKNDNKSHKHPLLKRLATAFVGIPLLIVLIFYGTPFHFWLVITACILLGIREFYQILGHANIRCFTPVGLGLGALVSIAFREGCSLERLFLVITLTVMVPFIGYIFHFDDLSTVIPELCGTMSGVFFIAWMLGHLIWIRGLDHGEALIFYLLLVVWIGDSSAFFTGTYLGRHRLSPLISPKKTIEGSVGAIAGSILVSVIAHFTFLPSISLGNSIILGMLLNILGQLGDLSESLLKRGAGVKDSGTLFPGHGGILDRIDSLIFAGPALYYYLTVFQRNLP